In Lysinibacillus sp. 2017, the DNA window CGTCTTGAAGCATGGTAAATGAAAAATTTAACATGCTTCTTTTCATTTTTATGGAATTTTAAATGAAAAAGGGTATGGAGTATAAGAAAACATAGGTTTTATTGTGGTTGCCAAAAAAATGCTATTTGTGAAAGCCTATTTTTAATTCATTTAATCTCGTTGTTCGTAATATAAAAAGCAGGGCATAGGGGTGAATTATGAAATGAATCGACAAATAAATGAATTAATATACAACTATATACACTAACTAATAGTGATTTCTAAATTATCTTTAATTTTTATTAATGCAACTAGTTGTGAAAATAACCGTTATTTCGGCTGATATATGCAGAAAAAATGAATAAAAAACATTAAAATGACCATTAATATTTATCTGAATATTTAAACTTATTATTTTTAGATAATTATCTATTGAATATTTATACAAACGAGAGTAGAATGAGTAACAGTTGATGAACATTCAAAAAAATCCATCAACATTCAATGAAATTTATCAAATTTTACTCAAAAAATTGTGAGGTCCTTATAAATGGCGGATTGGTTAGAATTATATAATGAAATGGGCGACTACTTAGCACCAAGTATGGCAAAAGATCACCCAAATCTTCCTGTAGTAAAGGAAGAAGGCTGTTATTATTACGGCGCAGATGGGAAAACATATTTAGACTTTACATCTGGAATCGCTGTTACAAATACAGGTCACCGTCATCCGAAAATTGTTCAAAGTATTAAAGATGCGGCAGACCAATTAGTACATGGTCCATCAGGCGTTATTATGTACGAATCGATTTTAAAATTATCTGAAGAGCTTGGTGAAGTATTACCAGGTGATCTTGGCTGCTTCTTCTTTGCAAACAGTGGTACAGAAGCAATCGAAGGCTCATTAAAATTAGCGAAGTTCGTAACAGAACGTCCATACATCATTTCATTTACTGGTTGTTTCCACGGTCGCTCAATGGGCGCACTTGGCGTAACAACTTCCAAATCGAAATACCGCAAGTTCTTACAACCCTCACATCTTTCATACCAAATTCCGTATGCAGATGTAAAAGGTGTACCAGCGGGTGTTGACCCAGAAGCTTACGTTGTAGAGCAACTTGAAAAAGACTTCAAAAAATTATTCAAGCATCAAGTAACACCTGAAGAAGTGGCAGCTGTTATTTTAGAGCCAGTTTTAGGTGAGGGTGGTTACATCATTCCGCCAAAAGCATGGGTGAAAAAAGTACGCGAAATTTGTGACCGTCACGGCATTCTTTTAATTTTCGATGAAGTACAAACAGGCTTCGGTCGTACAGGTGAATGGTTTGCGGCGCAGTATTTTGACGTAACACCAGACATCATGGCGATTGCAAAGGGGATTGCATCAGGCTTACC includes these proteins:
- a CDS encoding aspartate aminotransferase family protein, with translation MADWLELYNEMGDYLAPSMAKDHPNLPVVKEEGCYYYGADGKTYLDFTSGIAVTNTGHRHPKIVQSIKDAADQLVHGPSGVIMYESILKLSEELGEVLPGDLGCFFFANSGTEAIEGSLKLAKFVTERPYIISFTGCFHGRSMGALGVTTSKSKYRKFLQPSHLSYQIPYADVKGVPAGVDPEAYVVEQLEKDFKKLFKHQVTPEEVAAVILEPVLGEGGYIIPPKAWVKKVREICDRHGILLIFDEVQTGFGRTGEWFAAQYFDVTPDIMAIAKGIASGLPLSATVASKELMEKWPIGMHGTTFGGNPIACSVARTTLEIFHEENLVENSRVVGAYAREQLLKMKEKYAIISDVRSAGLMIGIELSNPETGEVDGKAVGKVLDYALEEGVLFYLCGNEGEVIRMIPPLTITKEQIDDGLQMLEKAIQRYLQEQ